The Triticum aestivum cultivar Chinese Spring chromosome 7B, IWGSC CS RefSeq v2.1, whole genome shotgun sequence genome window below encodes:
- the LOC123160362 gene encoding uncharacterized protein produces the protein MMEEDPLIPLVHVWTNAAFDSSSSSSALHAHATPVRRGEKENRRPAQTDDVDAEIARIEAEILRLSSRLHHLRVSKGHDAKPTATRPRPRGLSLATLDDLPADAADPDNLLLLPDKQQPPPAAQKPKPAAKQQFPASRGGRGLSIGPLDIAAANPTKAPAARQQPQPQPQQGAAASRILRPIKEPPVQRRRGVSLGPLEIQHGVSGTKPAVATAAAARAKAFPSKLNAIREEGQASRQQPAVPAKLWPSSNARQPLDSSKQGTAASRAKARSSSMSPRARRQSIARATNSTRGGVAGFGAAKVVADELTPKAAMNHTGNASTCRRPAGSSKVRVVPSRYSLMPGASLGAATQDKRRKESLPGSTEGTCQKEEKEEIKEMPTEPVDDDLSPESLDKVAELLPRIRTMPPPDETPRDSGCAKRAADLVGKRSFFAAAAAGGEGSAISSYQARVLEAEAPEEAAAAAGDALSDEAAAAAEALSDEAAA, from the coding sequence atgatGGAGGAGGACCCACTGATCCCGCTGGTGCACGTGTGGACCAACGCCGCcttcgactcctcctcctcctcctccgcgttgCACGCGCACGCCACGCCCGTGCGCAGGGGCGAGAAGGAGAACCGCCGCCCCGCTCAAACCGACGACGTCGACGCCGAGATCGCGCGCATCGAGGCCGAGATCCTGCGCCTCTCCtcccgcctccaccacctccgcgtcTCCAAGGGCCACGACGCCAAGCCCACCGCGACGCGGCCGCGGCCGAGGGGGCTCAGCCTCGCCACCCTCGACGACCTCCCCGCTGATGCCGCGGACCCCGACAACCTGCTCCTCCTCCCGGACAAGCAGCAGCCCCCGCCCGCCGCGCAGAAGCCCAAGCCCGCCGCCAAGCAGCAGTTCCCGGCGTCGCGGGGCGGCAGGGGGCTCAGCATCGGCCCGCTCGACATCGCCGCCGCGAACCCCACCAAGGCCCCCGCCGCCCGTCaacagccgcagccgcagccgcagcagggCGCCGCGGCCAGCCGCATCCTGAGGCCGATCAAGGAGCCTCCCGTGCAGCGCCGCAGGGGCGTCAGCCTCGGCCCGCTGGAGATCCAGCACGGCGTCAGCGGCACCAAGCCCGCCGTGGCGAcggcggccgcggcgcgcgcgaAGGCGTTCCCCAGCAAGCTGAACGCCATCCGAGAAGAAGGGCAGGCTTCCAGGCAGCAGCCCGCGGTCCCCGCCAAGCTATGGCCGTCGAGCAACGCCAGGCAGCCGCTGGACAGCAGCAAGCAAGGCACGGCGGCGAGCAGGGCCAAGGCGAGGAGCTCCAGCATGAGCCCCAGGGCGAGGAGGCAGTCCATCGCCAGGGCCACGAACAGCACGAGGGGAGGCGTCGCTGGATTCGGGGCTGCCAAGGTGGTGGCGGACGAGCTCACGCCCAAAGCTGCGATGAACCACACCGGCAACGCGTCCACCTGCAGGAGGCCGGCAGGGAGCTCCAAGGTCAGGGTCGTCCCTAGCCGCTACAGCCTCATGCCCGGCGCGTCCCTGGGAGCCGCAACACAAGACAAGCGCCGCAAGGAGTCTCTCCCGGGATCAACAGAGGGCACATGccagaaggaggagaaggaggagatcaAAGAGATGCCCACTGAGCCTGTCGACGATGATCTCTCTCCTGAATCACTCGACAAGGTTGCTGAGCTGCTCCCAAGGATCAGGACCATGCCGCCTCCCGACGAGACTCCCCGCGACTCCGGATGCGCTAAGCGGGCCGCCGATCTGGTCGGGAAGCGATCCTTCTTCGCGGCGGCCGCAGCAGGGGGCGAGGGCAGTGCCATTTCCTCCTACCAGGCGCGGGTCCTCGAAGCCGAAGCACCggaggaggcagcagcagcagcaggggacgCCTTGAGCGatgaggcagcagcagcagcagaggcctTGAGCGATGAGGCAGCGGCATGA